In one window of Henckelia pumila isolate YLH828 chromosome 1, ASM3356847v2, whole genome shotgun sequence DNA:
- the LOC140884768 gene encoding vesicle-associated membrane protein 711-like, with the protein MAILYALVARGSVVLAEFSSASTTANSIARQILEKIPGSNDTNVSYSQDRYIFHVKRTDGLTVLCMADDTAGRRIPFEFLEDIHQKFVRTYGRAVLSAQAYAMNDEFSRILGQQMDFYSNDPNADRINRLRGEMSQVRNVMIENIDKVLDRGDRLELLVDKTATMQGNTLRFRKQTRRFRRTVWWRNVWLTVALVILLLVIVYVVMGFVCHGPTFPSCLK; encoded by the exons ATGGCGATTCTGTACGCGCTAGTGGCGCGTGGGTCCGTGGTGCTCGCGGAGTTCAGCTCCGCTTCGACGACGGCGAATTCCATTGCGCGCCAAATCCTGGAGAAAATCCCTGGAAGCAACGACACCAACGTTTCTTATTCTCAGGATCGCTACATTTTCCATGTCAAACGGACAGATGGACTCACCGTTCTTTGTATGGCGGACGACACAGCTGGAC GGAGAATTCCTTTTGAATTTCTTGAAGACATCCATCAAAAATTTGTGAGGACGTATGGCCGAGCTGTATTGTCTGCACAAGCTTATGCCATGAATGATGAATTTTCAAGGATCCTCGGCCAGCAAATGGATTTTTACTCCAATGATCCAAATGCTGACAGGATAAACCGGCTAAGAGGTGAAATGAGTCAG GTGCGGAATGTCATGATAGAGAATATCGATAAAGTCttagataggggtgatcggctAGAGCTGCTGGTTGATAAAACTGCCACTATGCAAGGAAACACCTTAAGATTCAGGAAGCAGACACGACGTTTCAGAAGGACTGTCTGGTGGAGAAATGTTTGGCTTAC GGTTGCGTTGGTGATACTCCTGCTGGTAATTGTGTATGTTGTCATGGGTTTTGTTTGCCACGGTCCCACTTTTCCATCTTGTCTGAAGTGA
- the LOC140875549 gene encoding uncharacterized protein translates to MHTGGNGDDSHQPRFSNGSMCLFLPLVSCIDGAQPRRSLCYDKLPPEPLSLTVLKLDGSSFGIKLAKRGTVGELKLAVEAAFDHLPKKGPAKVSWAHVWGQFCLCHDGQKLLIDGDYIRMYGIQDGDQLQFARHASNCYNLVTVFDEEDSDSDYELNSYRYNGRRQNGEKDDINGGQNVDNVELVSGVHSQCEHKIIHMLRGWFSYQKLHGAPMRIGDGTTFSKFSSRGLGSLRKVT, encoded by the exons ATGCACACTGGGGGGAATGGGGACGACTCTCACCAGCCTAGGTTTTCGAATGGATCAATGTGTTTGTTTCTTCCCCTAGTGTCATGCATCGACGGCGCCCAACCAAGGAGAAGCCTTTGTTACGATAAGCTTCCTCCAGAGCCCCTCAGCCTCACCGTTCTTAAATTGGATGGCTCGTCTTTTG gaattAAGTTGGCAAAGAGAGGGACCGTTGGCGAACTTAAGCTTGCCGTGGAAGCGGCATTTGATCATTTGCCAAAGAAGGGACCGGCTAAAGTTTCATG GGCGCATGTATGGGGGCAATTTTGTCTTTGCCATGATGGCCAGAAGTTATTGATTGATGGCGATTATATAAGAATGTATGGGATCCAGGATGGTGATCAG CTTCAGTTCGCTCGTCATGCGTCCAATTGCTACAATTTAGTCACTGTGTTTGATGAAGAGGACAGTGATTCAGATTATGAACTCAA TTCATATCGCTACAATGGAAGACGACAAAATGGTGAGAAGGATGATATTAATGGTGGGCAGAATGTCGATAATGTGGAGTTGGTAAGTGGCGTTCATTCACAGTGTGAGCACAAGATAATTCACATGTTGCGAGGGTGGTTTTCATATCAGAAGCTGCACGGTGCCCCAATGAGAATTGGAGATGGAACtactttttcaaaattttccagTAGAGGGCTAGGAAGTTTAAGGAAGGTGACATGA